From Tachyglossus aculeatus isolate mTacAcu1 chromosome X5, mTacAcu1.pri, whole genome shotgun sequence, a single genomic window includes:
- the UCHL1 gene encoding ubiquitin carboxyl-terminal hydrolase isozyme L1, protein MQLQPMEINPEMLNKVLSRLGVASGWRFVDVLGLEEEALGSVPAPACALLLLFPLTAQHESFRKKQIEELKAQQVSPKVYFMKQTVGNSCGTVGLIHAVANNQDKLGFDDGSVLKQFLSETAQLSPEDRAKCFEKNEAIQAAHDAIAQEGQCRVDEAKGTFHFILFNHVDGHLYELDGRMPFPVNHGSSSADSLLKGAAKICRQFTEREKGDVRFSAVALCKSA, encoded by the exons GTGCTGAGCCGTCTAGGGGTGGCGTCCGGCTGGCGCTTCGTGGACGTGctgggcctggaggaggaggcgctGGGCTCCGTGCCCGCCCCGGCCTgcgccctgctgctgctgttcccgCTCACCGCCCAG CACGAGAGCTTCCGGAAAAAGCAGATCGAGGAGCTGAAGGCTCAGCAGGTCAGCCCCAAAGTGTACTTCATGAAGCAGACCGTCGGCAACTCATGCGGCACCGTCGGCCTCATCCACGCCGTCGCCAACAACCAAGACAAGCTGGGATTCG ACGATGGCTCCGTCTTGAAACAGTTCCTGTCTGAGACGGCCCAGCTATCTCCTGAGGACCGAGCCAAGTGCTTTGAGAAGAATGAG GCCATCCAGGCAGCTCATGATGCCATAGCGCAGGAAGGCCAATGCCGG gtaGACGAGGCCAAAGGGACCTTCCACTTCATCCTGTTCAACCACGTGGACGGCCACCTGTACGAGCTGG ATGGCCGCATGCCCTTCCCGGTGAACCACGGTTCCAGCTCTGCCGACTCATTGCTCAAG GGTGCGGCTAAGATCTGTCGGCAGTTcacggagagggagaaaggagacgtTCGCTTCTCGGCCGTCGCCCTGTGCAAGTCGGCCTGA